GAAGGTATTTTATCCCCAGGGTTCCAAACTTTATTTTCGATTTTCATTTTTATATCGTTCTTAACCTGGATATAAAGGGGTGCTGCTTCTTTACTTGTATCAAGTTTCATTTTCTGTTTTTTTCACTCCTTAAATTCAAAAAATTCTTTTCTTCTCTAAATATACGATACTTTTGAGTTCCAGTAAAATGAAGTTTGTAAATGCCAAACTTTTTGAATGACCTAACCCATAGGAGAAGGAAGAAAATTGAAGTGATAGAGATCCTCACTCTGTAAACCCAAAGTGGACAAATCTTACTACATATTTTTGGGTATTTACTACACATTTTTAGATATCTACTACATATTATTAGCCACTTAATACATATTTCCTTACACTTACTACATAATTTACGAAATTAACGACATTCCTTGGATATTATTTGGTAATTACTTCGTACCCTGGATATTTACTACATATTTTTAGATGTTTATTACATATTATTAGCCACTTACAACATATTTTCTCGTACTTACTACATAATTTACGAAACTTACGACATTTCTTGGATATTATTTGGTGATTACTTCATACCCTGGATATTTACTACATATTTTTAGATGTTTATTACATATTATTAGCCACTTACAACATATTTTCTCGTACTTACTACATAATTTACGAAACTTACGACATTTCTTGGATATTATTTGGAAATACCCTTAACCTATGAGCTATTTTCATCCTCTTACTACATAAATTTCAGGAAATTTCACATTAGCTACTCCCATAATATGTTGAAAATATCAGTACTTGAAACTTAGTAAAGTAATTTATAAAGCTACCATGTCCTTTTTGCTGACTTTTATCTATATAGAAGGTGAAAGGTGGTGAGAGACAATGGCACAAGCGTTATTAGAAGGTACGAAGCTTCGCCTGGTATTTGAAGCTGGCATGGATGACAAAGGAAATCCGATTCTTAAATCGAAAACGTTTAGCAACGTCACAAAGGTTGCGACTGCAGATCAATTATCGCAAGCAGCACAAGCAATCGCTGTTTTATGCAATGACACGCTAAACAAAGTGGAGCGCAATGACAGCTCCGAAATCCTGGCATAAACATCCAGCATCAAGTAAGACCCACACTGTCCACCCCACACGGACAGTGTCCATAAAGGGTGTCAGGCACCAATTTTAAAAAAGGAGGTGAATGAAATGGCAAAGACATTGGAATTACAATTTGGAACTGAATTTGGGAAGACTGCACGTATTTCTGTTGATAATCCGAAAGAACCGATTGATGAAGAGGTCGTAAAACTATCGATGGCACAGATTATTGCATCTGACGTTTTCACAACATCTAGCGGTAGATTGGCAGTACCAAAAGGGGTACGAGTCATCGAACGCAATGTAACAGATTATGAACTTGCTTAATAGTGAGAGAGGCCGGATTCATCATGAAGCCGGCCTCTTTTTATAAAAAGGAGGTGATTATCGTGGAACAGCTCATTCCCATCATAAGCCAGGTAGGATTTCCGATCGTTGTGACCCTTTATCTGCTTTATCGAATTGAATCAAAGCTTGATTTAGTGGTCCAGTCTATTCAGACCCTGCCTGACCGGATGAAAGAGCGGATGTAAAAAGCTGGACCAGGTTGAATATATCCTAACCTGGTCCAGCTTACTAATCTCCATTATCTATCGAAACTCGACCATTCTCTACTAAATTCCCCTTCAAACAAACGTTTAATTAAACCCCCTAAAATCCTTGTTAAATACACCTTTACTCATCCAAACCAATGAAAAATTTGTTGAATCATCCAACAAGATTTAGAAATTAATAGAGCCCAAGAAACTAGTTCCATTAGGTCTCTACGATGGTGTTACACTTCAAAAAAAGGGCAAACATCGATGTAGAAGGGGTCTAAGTAGGCATTACGCTTAAAAAAGAGAGCAAACATCAATAGAAATAAGCGACATCCATTCGACTTAATTCCTTATATACTATACTAATCAATCGATTGATTAATATTGCGTTAAAGTACCGATTTATAAGGTTTATCAATGCCAATCAGAAAAGAAATTTGTCGAGAGCTAGGGGTGGGATCTAACAGGTAAAACCCATCGTTCAACAATAGTAGATTGGTTTAAATCCATTGAAAAATGTCAGGCTCATCGGGCAGTGACAGGCACGGGTTTGTCCTCAATTTGCAATTAGTAGTTTACTTTATCCGGAAATGCTTGTTTTACAGATAAGACGGCAGAAACAAAACTAAGGCACAACTAGCTCGTCCACTAGCTGTACCTTTTTCCGCGCAAAATTTCCGACTGTCCATTCAAGAACCGTCCCCTTGCTTCCTTTATGCCTGCCTGCTTTCAAGTCTGCGAGCGATTAATGACAAGCAATAGTTAACAATAAAGTACATGAAAGCAACTACAATAAAGATTGGAATAATGTAATTGACATTTTGAGCATAGAGGATTTGGGCATTGTGCATGAATTCCGGTAGCGCAATAACTACGCACAGTGAAGTATCCTTCAATAAAGAGATAAATTGGCTGACAATCGGAGGAACCATTCTCCGCAAAGCTTGCGGCATAACAATATGCCTTAATGTCTGCATATACGTTAGCCCTGATGAACGGGCTGCCTCAATTTGTCCTTTATCAATGGAATTCAAGCCACTTCTTACAATCTCAGCCAGCATCGCTGATTCAAATACAGTCAATGCCGATATCGCCGCAACCGTGATGCTTGGCTTAATTCCTACTTCAGGCAGGGCAAAAAAAGTAAAGAAAATAATAAGTAACAGCGGCAGATTCCGAATCGTTTCAACAATCAATGCCACGACCTTCGATAGGAATGGAATTTTTGCATATCGTAAGGTCCCTAACACGATTCCAATAATAAAGCTTAGTACAATTGAGACAAAGGCAATGTAAAGCGTCACCTTAAAACCATCAGCGAGGAATTTTAAATGATCGACTGAGAGAGCTCCTGCAATATCCATAATTCCCCTCCTTAATGGCTTCTAGCCAAGCGTTTTTCCAGATAACCTACGCCCAGACTTAATGGTATTGTTAACACAAGATAAAACATCCCTACAAAAATATATACATCAAATGTAACGAATGTTTGGGAGGATACAAGATCACCGAAGTACATTAAATCTAACCCAGCAATCATTCCCAAAATAGCGGAGTTTTTTACAAGATTAATAAACTGGTTGCCAATTGGAGGAATAACTATTTTTATCGCTTGTGGCAAAATAATTATCCGCATCGCCTGCAAATAGGTTAGACCTGATGATCTTGCTGCTTCCATTTGTCCTTTCGGTACAGATTGTATTCCAGCTCGAATCGCTTCCGCAATAAATGAGGCCGTATAAATGGCAAGGGCAATCGTACCCGCCACAAATCCGGATAGCGTAACACCGATTGCAGGAAGACCGATATAAAAGAAGAAAGCTATTATTAGAAGAGGAATATTTCTGATAAACTCAACATATGCGCTGCCAATCCAATTTAAAGGTTTAATTGGTGCGATTCTCATAACTGCTACAATCACACCAATAATAAAGCTCCCTATCAGGGCAATGATACTTGCCAGCACTGTGTTCTTAAATCCTTCTAAATATGTATCCAAGTTATTTATCAGTATCGAAAAATCAAGCATATAGATCTCCCCCCTTTTCTTAAGAAGTAATCAGGATGAGCATGGTCTGCCCATCCTGATATCAGTAGCTGTTAGTTCGATTTGATCCATTTTTTGTGAATTTCATCGTACTTTCCGTTATCTTTCATCTTCTTTAAAGCGCTATTAATCGCGTCAACTAATTCTTTATTTCCCTTTTTAACAGCAATTCCGTATGGCTCTTCCGTAAAAGTACCACCGACCAACTCATAGTTTGAATCTTGGTCAGCCATTCCGTATAGAATAGAGTCATCTGTTGTTAAGGCATCGCCCTGACCGGATTTCAACGCTGTGAAGGCTTCCGTATAGTTTTCAAATTCTAATACAGTTGCGTCTGGGGCTTTTTCACGAATATTAATAGCGGATGTTGAGCCTTTAACTGCAAGAACCTTCGTACCCTGTTTCAAATCTTTAAGTCCTTTGATCGGGCTTCCCTTTTTGACAAGCAGTGATTGTCCTGCATCAAAGTAGACATCTGAGAAATCAACCTCTTTTTTACGTTCCTCTGAAATCGTCATCGTTGCAACGATCGCATCAATATCGCCATTGTTTAACATCGGGATACGGGTTTTGGATGTAACCTCTTTAAACTCAACCTTTTTCGCGTCACCAAGAAGGTCTTTCGCCAACTCTTTTGAAATATCAATATCAAAACCTTCTACTTCGCCGGTAGATGGGTTTTTAAGTCCAAATAATCTTGTATCAAATTTTACACCGATAACAATTTTATCTTTCGCTTTAATTTGTTCTAAAGCATTTTTTGCTGTACCTGCCGTTTCTTTTTCTCCCCCTTTGCCGCATGCTGAAAGAAGCATGGAAGCCGATAATAATAGAATGCCGGCTATCTTACTTGTTTTACTCTTAAACATATAAATCCCCCTTTGTTTTTAATGATTTAATATACGGCTGAGAAATAGGCGCGCTCTTTCTTCCTTTGGATTCGCGTAAAAATCAGCCGGATTTCCCTGTTCAAGTATTTGCCCGTGATCCATAAAAATAATGCGATCAGCAACCTCTTTTGCAAATCCCATTTCATGGGTAACGACGACCATCGTCATCCCCTCTTTTGCTAGCGTTTTCATAACATCTAGCACTTCACCAATCATTTCAGGATCCAGAGCAGAAGTAGGCTCATCAAACAGCATAATTTCAGGCTTCATTGCAAGTCCTCTTGCAATCGCAACCCTTTGCTGCTGGCCCCCTGATAATTGAGATGGATATGCGTTTGCCTTATCGGGTATACCTACTTTTTCTAGATAATATCTTGCTACTTTCTCAGCTTCCTCTTTTGATTGTTTTAATACCATCAAGGGTGCAGTTGTAATATTTTCAAGAACGGTTTTATGCGGATATAAGTGAAAATGCTGAAATACCATCCCGATATTTCGTCTTAACTGATTGATATTTGTTTTTTTGTCATTTACCTTCAACCCGTTAACAGTTAATTCCCCATCAGAGATCGTTTCCAGATGATTAATACAGCGAAGCATCGTACTTTTCCCCGATCCAGAAGGACCTATGACAACGACTACTTCACCTTTATTAATTTCTAGATTAATATTTTTGAGAACATGAAAGTCTCCATAATACTTGTTTACAGAATCAAATCGAATCATACCAATCCCCCTCTCTGTTGTTTTTTATAAGTATGTAACCCACCCAATTGTAGGAAAAGTGCATGCTTCATTTGCGCGGCGTATAGACTGGAACGCTTCAAATGAGATAAAGGAAACACGGAGAGTAATAGCTTTTCCATGTTGACTTATCATAGGGAGAAGAGTGAAGTCTATTAGCCGGTGGGCGATGAAACTGGACATTTCTCGAAGTCGAAATTCATATTTTCTTAATCTTGTAAGAAAAAATAAACTTTCGATTGTTTAGAATAAACAAACAATTGATGGTATATTAATATACTACAATTCATTTTTAAATTAGTAAACATTGATTCGGAAATT
The DNA window shown above is from Neobacillus sp. WH10 and carries:
- a CDS encoding amino acid ABC transporter permease, producing MLDFSILINNLDTYLEGFKNTVLASIIALIGSFIIGVIVAVMRIAPIKPLNWIGSAYVEFIRNIPLLIIAFFFYIGLPAIGVTLSGFVAGTIALAIYTASFIAEAIRAGIQSVPKGQMEAARSSGLTYLQAMRIIILPQAIKIVIPPIGNQFINLVKNSAILGMIAGLDLMYFGDLVSSQTFVTFDVYIFVGMFYLVLTIPLSLGVGYLEKRLARSH
- a CDS encoding amino acid ABC transporter ATP-binding protein encodes the protein MIRFDSVNKYYGDFHVLKNINLEINKGEVVVVIGPSGSGKSTMLRCINHLETISDGELTVNGLKVNDKKTNINQLRRNIGMVFQHFHLYPHKTVLENITTAPLMVLKQSKEEAEKVARYYLEKVGIPDKANAYPSQLSGGQQQRVAIARGLAMKPEIMLFDEPTSALDPEMIGEVLDVMKTLAKEGMTMVVVTHEMGFAKEVADRIIFMDHGQILEQGNPADFYANPKEERARLFLSRILNH
- a CDS encoding amino acid ABC transporter permease, coding for MDIAGALSVDHLKFLADGFKVTLYIAFVSIVLSFIIGIVLGTLRYAKIPFLSKVVALIVETIRNLPLLLIIFFTFFALPEVGIKPSITVAAISALTVFESAMLAEIVRSGLNSIDKGQIEAARSSGLTYMQTLRHIVMPQALRRMVPPIVSQFISLLKDTSLCVVIALPEFMHNAQILYAQNVNYIIPIFIVVAFMYFIVNYCLSLIARRLESRQA
- a CDS encoding DUF2922 domain-containing protein; this encodes MAKTLELQFGTEFGKTARISVDNPKEPIDEEVVKLSMAQIIASDVFTTSSGRLAVPKGVRVIERNVTDYELA
- a CDS encoding DUF1659 domain-containing protein, coding for MAQALLEGTKLRLVFEAGMDDKGNPILKSKTFSNVTKVATADQLSQAAQAIAVLCNDTLNKVERNDSSEILA
- a CDS encoding YvrJ family protein, producing the protein MEQLIPIISQVGFPIVVTLYLLYRIESKLDLVVQSIQTLPDRMKERM
- a CDS encoding transporter substrate-binding domain-containing protein, with the translated sequence MFKSKTSKIAGILLLSASMLLSACGKGGEKETAGTAKNALEQIKAKDKIVIGVKFDTRLFGLKNPSTGEVEGFDIDISKELAKDLLGDAKKVEFKEVTSKTRIPMLNNGDIDAIVATMTISEERKKEVDFSDVYFDAGQSLLVKKGSPIKGLKDLKQGTKVLAVKGSTSAINIREKAPDATVLEFENYTEAFTALKSGQGDALTTDDSILYGMADQDSNYELVGGTFTEEPYGIAVKKGNKELVDAINSALKKMKDNGKYDEIHKKWIKSN